From Paenibacillus sp. FSL H8-0537:
CGAGGTAGATAAGCTAATTGGACATTGGCATTATGTAGCGGAGCAGGCGAAGGCTTTGCAGCAGGAGGAGATTGGGACGGTCAGCATAGGAGCGTTAGAATCACTTGCAAAGCAGGTACTGCCTGCCTCACTCCGGCGGTTTCAGGAGCTTAAGCCCCGTGTTTCCTGCCATTTTGTTATAGGCAACACCGATACTTTGTCTCGCGCAGTGCTGCAAGGCAGCCTCGACTTTGCCATTTGCGGGGAACCTGCTGATTCGGCTGCCTTTCGCTTTGAGCCCTTATTTGAAGAGAGTATCGCTTTTGTGGCAACCAACGACCATCCCCTTGCGAGCAGGAAAGGCATAGATTTTGCCGAGCTGCTTGCTTATCCTCTCCTTATTGGAGGAGCTACATGCCTGTATTATTTGCGATTATCCAAGCAGTTTTCACGCTATGACAATGCTCCCCTCCTGCATACGATCAGCCAAATTTCTGCCATTCCGGCATTTATCCAGCAGACAGCCGCTATAGGCGTTGTTCTTGCTTCGACACAGCTGGCGCCGAATCTTGTTGCCCTTGATGTACAGCTCAAGGATGCTTCCATTCCCATTGGCCTGCTGCAGCTGCGCAATGAGGCCTATGCGTCCACATCGAAGCATCAATTGATGCGGTTTATTAAAGAGGAGCTGTCACTTGCTTAAAGTAAGCTTATAGGTTTATGATAGTCGTATTAATGGCTTAATCACCTATAATTATTAGGAAAAAAATTATAATACTTATAAATTCATTGCTTACATTAGTTGAAGCTTTAAATTTAGAGGAGGCATTTTTCATGGATCATGTGGACAAACAAATTTTATTCCATTTGCAAAATCAAGCGAGAATTTCCATGACGGAGCTTGGCAAAAGTGTGGGCCTGTCTCAACCTGCTGTAACGGAAAGAGTCAGACGGCTGGAGGAAAAAGGCATTATCGAGGAATATCGTACGATCATTTCTCCGGAAAAGATCGGCAAGCAATCCATCGCCTATATGCTGTTTCAGACGCGAGATTGCCATGCCTTTCTTGATTTTGTCCATTCCTCTTCCGATGTTATGGAGTGCCACCGCATCAGCGGCCAGCACAATTACTTATTGAAAGTGCTGACCGACTCCACCCGCTCCCTTGAAGAGTTCGGCAATCAATGTGATAAATATGGTACATATACGATTTTGATTGTGATGTCGTCACCCATTGACCATAGGCAGCTTTTCCCCGCTCTTGAGGAAGCACCTTACCTAACCGATTTAGGCTGATGCTCATACAGCTCAGCTTCTGTTTGCACGAAAACCATGCCCCTTGGCAAGCCACGCGAGAAGCAGAGCTACGATTACCAACAGGAACAGTACCCATGGAAAGGAAATCACACCAAGCGTTTCAAGCAAAATCGCACCGATTAATCCGCCCCCGCCAATCGCCAAATTCCAGGCCGTCACCAGCATCGATTGCGCCACATCTGCATGATCGCCAGCGGCTTCGGCCACCGCTGTCTGCAGCAGCGTCGCCGCCCCGCCAAAGGTCAACCCCCACAAAGCAATGGCTGAATAGACGAGCATAGGCTGGCTGCTGCCTATGCCCAGCAGGACGGATGCGACGGCGAAACCCGCGAGGCTTATGATGACCAAAGCCCGCTGCATGCGGTCAATTAACAGGCCAATGAATAAGATGCCCGCAACCGATGTCACTCCAAAAACCAGCAAAACGACATCTACGCGTTCCACAAGCCCGATCACAGCCAAAAAAGGTGCTATATACGTATAAAGAATGTTGTGTGCAAGCACCCAGGCCAGGACAACGGCTAAGACGGGCCTTACTCCTGGGATAATAAATACGTTGTAGAGGGAGCGTCTCTTGGCCGAAGCTTGTCCTGCAAAGTCCGGCATCTTCCACATGATCCATAAGATGAGCAGCACGGCAAGCAGCGACATCATTCCAAAAACAAACCGCCAGCCCGCAAACACACCAAGGAAAGTACCCGCAGGAACACCAAGTGCAAGCGCGATCGGTGCCCCAAGCATCGCTATAGCCATTGCGCGGCCCTTCAGTGCATCAGGCACCATCCGGCGAGCATAGCCAGCTGACATGCCCCATAATATGCCGGAGCTTACTCCCGCCATAAAACGGGCAATTATCGTCAGCCCATAACTGGAGGAAAACGCCGTTACGCTGTTGAACAACAGAAAACCGACCATACATAGCAGCAGCAGAGGACGCCTGCGCCAGCTGCTCGTAGCCGCAGTCAAAGGAATAGCAGTCAATAAGGTGCCCAGCGCGTAAACAGTGACTAGTTGACCCGCTAGCGCCTCTGAAATGTGCAGCCCCTCCCCAATTTGCGGCAGCAGGCCCGCGGGAATCGTCTCCGTCAAAATACATATAAACCCTGCCATAGCGAGCGCTAATAATGCGGCCCAAGGCAGACGATCAGATGCTGGAGCAATGGCTTCTGCACTGCGAGCAGAAGCATGATGATGCTTGTTCAATGTAAAACCACTCCCTAAATAAAATGTGAACTTGCCAGCAAAGCCATCCATCGTTTTGCTGCTTTAAGTTTACATAAATAGGAGCGTGGTTTACATGAGTTGAACAAGGCAAATAAGCCATTTTTCAATGGAATTGCATGTAGATGTTCATCTCTGCCGTTAATTTAAAAGTTTAATGCTTCCACAGTGGTAGACGAGCTAAGATTTAAGCGCATCCACGACTTTCGTCGGGCTCCGCCACCTGCTGCAGTCTGTTCCAAATCACGGCAACCTCCTGTACAATATAGCCAAGTCTGTTGTAGGAGCGAATGACAATGAATTACGAGCATAACGTGCACAAAGAAATCGCCGCTTGGGAGCGCCAGTTTTTCAAACCGCCCGGATGGCTGGAGAAAACATCAAAGACGATTGGAAAGCGAATTAACGACTTAATTCCACCCAAGGTGCACAACGTCATTACGGCCACTATAAAATCGATCGTGCGTACAGCGCTGTTCGGCGCGGAATATACGCCTAAGAGATCGGTGCTGCAAGGCCTTTCTCTAGAGCTCGCTGATCAAGAAGCGAAACAATTGTTTTCCTTATATCAAAAAATTGCGACCGCCGAAGGAGCAGGCACCGGAGCGGGTGGTATTGCGCTTAGCATTGTGGACTTCCCTGCGTTAATTGCAATCAAGATGAAATTTTTGTTTGAACTGGCACATGTCTATGGGTATGATACGAAGCAGTTTTCCGAGCGAGTTTTCATTCTTAAAGTATTCCAAATGGCATTCTCCGGAGCCGAGCAACGTGCCAAGCTGTTACACTCGATTAAACGCTGGGATACTGAAAAAGAATTGTTCTTCTCGGAAACCGAGTACTCCAAAAACATGGACTGGGAGACGTTCCAGAAGGAATACCGCGACTCCATCGACTTTCGGAAAATGCTGCAAATGGTGCCGGGGATTGGAGCAGTGGCGGGGGCTTGGGCGAATTACACCATTCTCGAGGAGCTAGGAGAAGCCGCAATGAACGCTTATCGGTTGCGAAGATTGAACGAGGGCTCATGGCTGTGATTTCTTTAAAGAGTCTGTGGAACGAAGAAATGCTCATGCAAGCGACATCAGCCAGTTTCTCAATTGTTAAAGGTTGATCATAATGTCGGATGATTTGGTCGATTGCCCCCTTGATGCGGTAGGTGTTGCTTCCTTCCAATGCAATTTGTGCCAGTGCAGTTCCATATTGCCCTTGAAGGAGTCTATAAATGATCTCTTTCTTATGAATAGGGGCAAGAAACGGAATATCTTGAGGGGAATCTAGCAATTGAACCAATCGCAGCACAGCATCCAATATAGAAGATTCGATCTGAGCGACAAACATAGCTCGTGAAGCATCAACCTTTAAATTCGCATGAATCTTGGCGTCTTTCAAAACCTCTAGAATTTCATTCTGGCTAAAATCAAGTTTTATGCTCAAATATGGAGCATCAGGTGATGCCTTAACAACCTGTCCGATCACTGGAAGGTTCATGGATGTTAAGTTTTAATTTGTTTTATTATACGTTATTAGTTTGCAAATAACGATTGGCAGTGAGAGGAATAGGCAACCATTTAAGATTATTTAGATATCAGCTATATGTTCAGAAATGCATAATAAAGTTATGCCGCAGAGTACTATGGTTAAATCTCCACTTATTTTTTCGGGAAAGATACAGCTGTATGAAATAGATGTCTAATTATAAAAAACTGGAGGGTTTTAAATGCAAAAGGTCATTTTGAACAATGGTGTTGAGATGCCTATATTGGGCTTTGGTGTATTTCAAATTGCAGA
This genomic window contains:
- a CDS encoding MFS transporter, whose protein sequence is MAGFICILTETIPAGLLPQIGEGLHISEALAGQLVTVYALGTLLTAIPLTAATSSWRRRPLLLLCMVGFLLFNSVTAFSSSYGLTIIARFMAGVSSGILWGMSAGYARRMVPDALKGRAMAIAMLGAPIALALGVPAGTFLGVFAGWRFVFGMMSLLAVLLILWIMWKMPDFAGQASAKRRSLYNVFIIPGVRPVLAVVLAWVLAHNILYTYIAPFLAVIGLVERVDVVLLVFGVTSVAGILFIGLLIDRMQRALVIISLAGFAVASVLLGIGSSQPMLVYSAIALWGLTFGGAATLLQTAVAEAAGDHADVAQSMLVTAWNLAIGGGGLIGAILLETLGVISFPWVLFLLVIVALLLAWLAKGHGFRANRS
- a CDS encoding Lrp/AsnC family transcriptional regulator translates to MDHVDKQILFHLQNQARISMTELGKSVGLSQPAVTERVRRLEEKGIIEEYRTIISPEKIGKQSIAYMLFQTRDCHAFLDFVHSSSDVMECHRISGQHNYLLKVLTDSTRSLEEFGNQCDKYGTYTILIVMSSPIDHRQLFPALEEAPYLTDLG
- a CDS encoding LysR family transcriptional regulator, encoding MDLKELTTFQTIVQEGNFSKAALKLHYAQSTVTSQVQRLEKELGIQLFNRGWDAELTAAGQLFAAEVDKLIGHWHYVAEQAKALQQEEIGTVSIGALESLAKQVLPASLRRFQELKPRVSCHFVIGNTDTLSRAVLQGSLDFAICGEPADSAAFRFEPLFEESIAFVATNDHPLASRKGIDFAELLAYPLLIGGATCLYYLRLSKQFSRYDNAPLLHTISQISAIPAFIQQTAAIGVVLASTQLAPNLVALDVQLKDASIPIGLLQLRNEAYASTSKHQLMRFIKEELSLA
- a CDS encoding EcsC family protein — encoded protein: MNYEHNVHKEIAAWERQFFKPPGWLEKTSKTIGKRINDLIPPKVHNVITATIKSIVRTALFGAEYTPKRSVLQGLSLELADQEAKQLFSLYQKIATAEGAGTGAGGIALSIVDFPALIAIKMKFLFELAHVYGYDTKQFSERVFILKVFQMAFSGAEQRAKLLHSIKRWDTEKELFFSETEYSKNMDWETFQKEYRDSIDFRKMLQMVPGIGAVAGAWANYTILEELGEAAMNAYRLRRLNEGSWL